A window from Triticum aestivum cultivar Chinese Spring chromosome 6D, IWGSC CS RefSeq v2.1, whole genome shotgun sequence encodes these proteins:
- the LOC123145567 gene encoding uncharacterized protein yields MKPQTQLLLLLAYIAAALVMSGGVLAGAGTHAAMPVRTVEEDEVGFTEREEEAAYPQRRVLAYSPTSIGYGGLEANKAACYGSCPGRGQPYTGRGCKAIFGCRGR; encoded by the coding sequence ATGAAGCCGCagacgcagctcctcctcctctTGGCCTACATCGCCGCGGCGCTGgtcatgagcggcggcgtcctcgccggcgccggcacccatgcggcgatgccggtgcgTACCGTCGAGGAAGACGAAGTGGGCTTCACGGAGCGTGAGGAGGAGGCGGCGTACCCACAGAGGAGGGTGCTTGCTTACAGCCCAACTTCCATCGGCTACGGAGGGCTGGAGGCGAACAAGGCGGCGTGCTACGGCTCCTGCCCCGGCCGGGGGCAGCCCTACACCGGCCGCGGCTGCAAGGCCATCTTCGGCTGCCGCGGGCGTTGA
- the LOC123145565 gene encoding uncharacterized protein isoform X1: MFSSQEAETIVLCGFYPEDAADFSFKDGNRLCSLFLRQQGLIKKKRRWLASLNPELGVPFKLKRPKFLKVVYLAESDVRTDEVSSEKVRCNIEESFGLQSKCYIHHVVLDGLELFKLQKQKDGSLCPESLKTMHCTISKLSNGALESVANIVAHNGISFRKIRPTMMKIVKDHLPKYLAELDSESGMRLSEILTNPCSYRSNSVRLRTTVSPMLLSSIDQALAGLDEIPQQAAIAINRKLSGKSCPPEFLHVARTSSRSHLINLIRKRCGNMIAKLQEGNDLPENFAKALSVMNLYRKLTLKSMDISQSEFFPFPRATISSQQDILNALWSLPNVDTDDMKLLRRIMGQGSQVKMASFKAAVRRYLTECLFECDDGNLPDLAVRAIGFLAQMSPKCQQAILTDERKEVEVDAVLDLSSCLRSLVRGATEENSSDDEVSLESDRCSEDNDFVLTTSNYFDIRSEQHMDEGCCSNFMINSTEDSEYTAGAGHYGDSGAAGSTMDPSSEKDNVEMTRCSAEDLSALCDDTASIAHELIGHILKNMLTEDEGIDELTGCYLGGSSNSQDPQDPEAENQKGDIVMNAVQSLLPNLPKSSIDKVRSILDGAEQ; the protein is encoded by the exons ATGTTTTCTTCGCAGGAag CTGAAACTATTGTTCTGTGTGGTTTTTACCCAGAGGACGCGGCCGACTTCTCTTTCAAGGATGGTAACAGGCTGTGCTCTCTTTTTCTGCGGCAGCAAGGTCTCATCAAGAAAAAGCGAAG ATGGCTGGCCTCGCTGAATCCCGAATTAGGTGTCCCCTTCAAACTTAAGCGACCAAAGTTTCTGAAAGTCGT CTACTTGGCTGAATCGGATGTCAGGACTGATGAA GTGTCCAGCGAGAAAGTAAGATGCAACATCGAAGAAAGTTTtggtttgcaaagcaagtgttaCATTCATCATGTAGTTCTGGATGGTCTTGAGCTTTTTAAGTTGCAAAAACAGAAGGATGGCTCTCTCTGTCCAGAAAGCTTGAAGACCATGCACTGTACAATCAGCAAATTAAGCAATGGAGCACTTGAGTCAGTGGCTAATATTGTCGCCCACAATGGGATTAGTTTCAGGAAGATTAGGCCTACAATGATGAAAATCGTGAAGGACCACCTTCCAAAATACTTGGCTGAATTGGACAGTGAAAGTGGTATGCGATTGTCTGAAATTTTAACAAATCCATGCAGCTACCGTTCTAATTCTGTCCGTCTTAGAACAACTGTTTCACCAATGCTTCTGTCATCTATTGACCAAGCTTTAGCTGGGCTGGATGAAATTCCCCAGCAAGCTGCTATTGCAATCAATAGAAAGCTCTCAGGAAAATCATGCCCCCCAGAATTTCTGCATGTAGCTCGAACTTCCAGCAGAAGCCATCTTATTAATTTGATAAGGAAAAGATGTGGAAATATGATAGCAAAGCTGCAGGAAGGCAATGATCTACCAGAGAACTTTGCAAAAGCATTGTCAGTGATGAACCTATATCGGAAACTCACACTAAAGAGCATGGATATTTCACAGTCAGAGTTCTTTCCCTTTCCACGTGCGACTATATCATCGCAGCAAGATATCCTGAATGCTCTATGGTCACTTCCAAACGTCGATACTGATGATATGAAGTTGCTGCGTCGCATTATGGGCCAAGGTTCTCAAGTGAAGATGGCATCATTCAAAGCAGCTGTGAGGAGGTACTTGACAGAATGCTTGTTTGAGTGTGATGATGGTAATTTACCAGATTTGGCAGTACGTGCCATTGGTTTCTTAGCTCAAATGTCTCCTAAATGTCAACAAGCTATTCTCACAGATGAGAGAAAGGAAGTGGAAGTAGATGCTGTCTTGGATTTAAGCAGTTGCCTCAGATCTTTGGTACGTGGTGCCACTGAAGAAAACTCGAGCGATGACGAAGTTAGCTTAGAGAGTGACAGGtgcagtgaagataatgattttGTACTCACCACGAGCAACTACTTTGATATTCGTTCTGAGCAGCACATGGATGAGGGCTGCTGTTCAAATTTCATGATCAATAGCACTGAAGATTCTGAGTACACTGCTGGTGCTGGACATTATGGAGACAGTGGTGCTGCTGGCAGTACGATGGATCCTAGTTCGGAGAAGGACAATGTGGAGATGACTAGATGCTCTGCAGAAGATCTCTCTGCATTATGTGATGACACTGCAAGTATTGCACATGAGCTTATTGGGCACATTCTTAAAAACATGTTGACTGAAGACGAGGGGATTGATGAACTTACCGGATGTTATCTTGGAGGCAGTTCTAATTCTCAAGATCCTCAAG ATCCTGAAGCGGAGAACCAAAAAGGCGACATTGTGATGAATGCTGTCCAGAGTCTCTTACCTAATCTGCCGAAAAG CTCCATCGACAAAGTTAGGAGCATACTAGATGGTGCTGAGCAGTGA
- the LOC123145565 gene encoding uncharacterized protein isoform X2, translating into MFSSQEEDAADFSFKDGNRLCSLFLRQQGLIKKKRRWLASLNPELGVPFKLKRPKFLKVVYLAESDVRTDEVSSEKVRCNIEESFGLQSKCYIHHVVLDGLELFKLQKQKDGSLCPESLKTMHCTISKLSNGALESVANIVAHNGISFRKIRPTMMKIVKDHLPKYLAELDSESGMRLSEILTNPCSYRSNSVRLRTTVSPMLLSSIDQALAGLDEIPQQAAIAINRKLSGKSCPPEFLHVARTSSRSHLINLIRKRCGNMIAKLQEGNDLPENFAKALSVMNLYRKLTLKSMDISQSEFFPFPRATISSQQDILNALWSLPNVDTDDMKLLRRIMGQGSQVKMASFKAAVRRYLTECLFECDDGNLPDLAVRAIGFLAQMSPKCQQAILTDERKEVEVDAVLDLSSCLRSLVRGATEENSSDDEVSLESDRCSEDNDFVLTTSNYFDIRSEQHMDEGCCSNFMINSTEDSEYTAGAGHYGDSGAAGSTMDPSSEKDNVEMTRCSAEDLSALCDDTASIAHELIGHILKNMLTEDEGIDELTGCYLGGSSNSQDPQDPEAENQKGDIVMNAVQSLLPNLPKSSIDKVRSILDGAEQ; encoded by the exons ATGTTTTCTTCGCAGGAag AGGACGCGGCCGACTTCTCTTTCAAGGATGGTAACAGGCTGTGCTCTCTTTTTCTGCGGCAGCAAGGTCTCATCAAGAAAAAGCGAAG ATGGCTGGCCTCGCTGAATCCCGAATTAGGTGTCCCCTTCAAACTTAAGCGACCAAAGTTTCTGAAAGTCGT CTACTTGGCTGAATCGGATGTCAGGACTGATGAA GTGTCCAGCGAGAAAGTAAGATGCAACATCGAAGAAAGTTTtggtttgcaaagcaagtgttaCATTCATCATGTAGTTCTGGATGGTCTTGAGCTTTTTAAGTTGCAAAAACAGAAGGATGGCTCTCTCTGTCCAGAAAGCTTGAAGACCATGCACTGTACAATCAGCAAATTAAGCAATGGAGCACTTGAGTCAGTGGCTAATATTGTCGCCCACAATGGGATTAGTTTCAGGAAGATTAGGCCTACAATGATGAAAATCGTGAAGGACCACCTTCCAAAATACTTGGCTGAATTGGACAGTGAAAGTGGTATGCGATTGTCTGAAATTTTAACAAATCCATGCAGCTACCGTTCTAATTCTGTCCGTCTTAGAACAACTGTTTCACCAATGCTTCTGTCATCTATTGACCAAGCTTTAGCTGGGCTGGATGAAATTCCCCAGCAAGCTGCTATTGCAATCAATAGAAAGCTCTCAGGAAAATCATGCCCCCCAGAATTTCTGCATGTAGCTCGAACTTCCAGCAGAAGCCATCTTATTAATTTGATAAGGAAAAGATGTGGAAATATGATAGCAAAGCTGCAGGAAGGCAATGATCTACCAGAGAACTTTGCAAAAGCATTGTCAGTGATGAACCTATATCGGAAACTCACACTAAAGAGCATGGATATTTCACAGTCAGAGTTCTTTCCCTTTCCACGTGCGACTATATCATCGCAGCAAGATATCCTGAATGCTCTATGGTCACTTCCAAACGTCGATACTGATGATATGAAGTTGCTGCGTCGCATTATGGGCCAAGGTTCTCAAGTGAAGATGGCATCATTCAAAGCAGCTGTGAGGAGGTACTTGACAGAATGCTTGTTTGAGTGTGATGATGGTAATTTACCAGATTTGGCAGTACGTGCCATTGGTTTCTTAGCTCAAATGTCTCCTAAATGTCAACAAGCTATTCTCACAGATGAGAGAAAGGAAGTGGAAGTAGATGCTGTCTTGGATTTAAGCAGTTGCCTCAGATCTTTGGTACGTGGTGCCACTGAAGAAAACTCGAGCGATGACGAAGTTAGCTTAGAGAGTGACAGGtgcagtgaagataatgattttGTACTCACCACGAGCAACTACTTTGATATTCGTTCTGAGCAGCACATGGATGAGGGCTGCTGTTCAAATTTCATGATCAATAGCACTGAAGATTCTGAGTACACTGCTGGTGCTGGACATTATGGAGACAGTGGTGCTGCTGGCAGTACGATGGATCCTAGTTCGGAGAAGGACAATGTGGAGATGACTAGATGCTCTGCAGAAGATCTCTCTGCATTATGTGATGACACTGCAAGTATTGCACATGAGCTTATTGGGCACATTCTTAAAAACATGTTGACTGAAGACGAGGGGATTGATGAACTTACCGGATGTTATCTTGGAGGCAGTTCTAATTCTCAAGATCCTCAAG ATCCTGAAGCGGAGAACCAAAAAGGCGACATTGTGATGAATGCTGTCCAGAGTCTCTTACCTAATCTGCCGAAAAG CTCCATCGACAAAGTTAGGAGCATACTAGATGGTGCTGAGCAGTGA